From the genome of Anopheles moucheti chromosome 3, idAnoMoucSN_F20_07, whole genome shotgun sequence, one region includes:
- the LOC128301441 gene encoding tyrosine-protein phosphatase non-receptor type 61F isoform X1, translated as MSTNNSTTTSGGSDVNSAGVGGVGGGSGSSGSSIEVEYNEIVSRRGWPMVFQDIRERSDIQARAKKFSTDESKKLDNRRLNRYRDVLPYDHSRVALKRGEGDYINANLVKMDRAGRKYILCQGPLPLTVGHFWVMVWEHDSRAILMLNKLIEQTTVKCHQYWPAKIGDQHRLELSDVQLSVVHLKCVEYKNFCKRTFRLTDMETGKSREVIQFHYTTWPDFGIPSSPVAFLQFLKEVRDSGALDRDVGPPIIHCSAGIGRSGTFCLVDCCLVLVDKEGEDRVSVQDVLLELRQYRMGLIQTPDQLYFSYQAIIEGMKRMNNSSFEEFEELSVVSSSSQQNSDQEDNEDTPPPLPPPRTHSLTVKPLPVIPTSESVHEDFLLGSSNGGDRDKVNNLVNLEKSKQFEMSDENHHHHHHNNHHHKRNDSNNHNNHHHNPYSNRPLPPIVRDSALYKVNEHDSDGGGGGGGIGNGSSDSDASDYNAMSSEDELIEENDSDIGEEDYDEDELEEKNRGAIRRDVPSDNSDNIKSSLLDESSSTTTATTTTTSTTSSTGGTSTGISTSTSVSTTSSTTASAIGSNNSTLESKRGDSKSNDQAFNANSSLPPLPNGALDDGEDAISSPERELSPNAELRRRKRIERQSAMEEKIREIKRKRKEVESKGSPKKRRLLLFSIAAGVCFSVLCVYLYTKQM; from the exons GATATTCGTGAGAGAAGCGATATTCAGGCGCGGgcgaaaaagttttccaccgacGAATCGAAAAAGTTGGACAACCGACGACTAAACCGATATCGGGATGTACTACCGTACGATCATTCCCGAGTAGCACTGAAACGGGGCGAAGGTGACTACATAAACGCGAACCTGGTGAAG ATGGACAGAGCTGGTCGGAAGTACATTCTTTGCCAGGGACCGCTTCCTCTTACGGTAGGCCACTTTTGGGTGATGGTGTGGGAGCATGACTCACGCGCCATTCTAATGTTAAACAAGCTGATCGAACAAACGACCGTCAAATGCCACCAGTACTGGCCAGCAAAGATAGGCGACCAGCACCGTCTCGAGTTGTCCGATGTTCAGCTCTCGGTGGTACATCTGAAGTGTGTAGAGTATAAAAACTTCTGCAAAAGAACTTTCAG ACTGACGGACATGGAGACGGGCAAAAGTCGCGAAGTGATACAGTTTCACTACACGACTTGGCCGGATTTCGGTATCCCTAGCTCTCCGGTagcatttttgcaatttttgaagGAAGTACGCGACTCCGGGGCGCTTGATCGTGACGTTGGCCCACCGATAATTCACTGCAGCGCCGGTATCGGTCGTTCCGGaacgttttgtttggtggaCTGTTGTCTCGTTCTG GTCGATAAGGAGGGAGAGGATCGGGTTTCTGTCCAGGATGTGCTGCTTGAGTTGCGACAATATCGAATGGGGCTAATTCAAACCCCGGATCAATTGTACTTCTCGTACCAGGCTATCATTGAAGGAATGAAACGTATGAACAACTCC TCGTTTGAGGAGTTTGAAGAACTATCTGTTGTGTCCTCATCCAGTCAGCAGAACAGTGATCAGGAGGATAACGAGGATACGCCACCGCCCCTACCGCCCCCTCGTACTCATTCGCTCACGGTGAAACCGTTACCGGTTATTCCGACCAGCGAGAGCGTACACGAGGATTTCCTGCTCGGCAGCAGTAACGGCGGAGACCGCGACAAGGTGAACAATCTAGTAAATCTAGAAAAGAGCAAGCAATTTGAGATGAGTGACGaaaaccatcaccaccatcatcacaacAATCACCATCATAAGCGAAATGacagcaacaaccacaacaatcATCATCACAATCCGTACAGCAATCGGCCATTGCCGCCAATAGTGCGGGATAGCGCACTGTACAAAGTGAATGAGCATGAtagcgatggtggtggtggtggtggtggtatcgGAAATGGTAGCAGTGACAGCGACGCCAGCGACTACAACGCGATGAGCAGCGAAGACGAGCTGATCGAGGAGAACGATAGCGACATTGGCGAAGAAGATTACGATGAAGATGAACTGGAGGAGAAGAATCGCGGCGCTATACGCCGAGACGTTCCGTCCGATAACAGTGATAACATTAAAAGCTCCTTGCTGGATGAAAGCAGTAGCACCACAACagcgacaacgacgacgaccaGCACCACCTCTAGTACTGGTGGCACATCGACGGGCATATCCACCTCGACGTCGGTATCTACTACGTCGTCCACCACGGCTAGTGCAATCGGTTCCAACAATTCGACGTTGGAGTCGAAACGGGGTGACTCAAAATCGAACGATCAGGCTTTTAACGCTAACTCGAGCCTACCACCGCTGCCGAATGGTGCACTGGATGATGGAGAGGATGCAATCTCCAGTCCGGAGCGCGAACT GTCACCGAACGCCGAACTGCGACGTCGAAAGCGTATCGAGCGTCAGTCAGCTATGGAGGAGAAAATACGTGAGATCAAACGCAAGCGGAAAGAGGTGGAAAGTAAGGGATCACCGAAAAAGCGCAGGTTATTACTGTTTTCCATTGCAGCTGGTGTTTGTTTCAGCGTTCTGTGCGTATATCTTTACACCAAGCAAATGTAA
- the LOC128301441 gene encoding tyrosine-protein phosphatase non-receptor type 61F isoform X2 — protein sequence MSTNNSTTTSGGSDVNSAGVGGVGGGSGSSGSSIEVEYNEIVSRRGWPMVFQDIRERSDIQARAKKFSTDESKKLDNRRLNRYRDVLPYDHSRVALKRGEGDYINANLVKMDRAGRKYILCQGPLPLTVGHFWVMVWEHDSRAILMLNKLIEQTTVKCHQYWPAKIGDQHRLELSDVQLSVVHLKCVEYKNFCKRTFRLTDMETGKSREVIQFHYTTWPDFGIPSSPVAFLQFLKEVRDSGALDRDVGPPIIHCSAGIGRSGTFCLVDCCLVLVDKEGEDRVSVQDVLLELRQYRMGLIQTPDQLYFSYQAIIEGMKRMNNSSFEEFEELSVVSSSSQQNSDQEDNEDTPPPLPPPRTHSLTVKPLPVIPTSESVHEDFLLGSSNGGDRDKVNNLVNLEKSKQFEMSDENHHHHHHNNHHHKRNDSNNHNNHHHNPYSNRPLPPIVRDSALYKVNEHDSDGGGGGGGIGNGSSDSDASDYNAMSSEDELIEENDSDIGEEDYDEDELEEKNRGAIRRDVPSDNSDNIKSSLLDESSSTTTATTTTTSTTSSTGGTSTGISTSTSVSTTSSTTASAIGSNNSTLESKRGDSKSNDQAFNANSSLPPLPNGALDDGEDAISSPERELSPNAELRRRKRIERQSAMEEKIREIKRKRKEVESKGSPKKRRKQKETEK from the exons GATATTCGTGAGAGAAGCGATATTCAGGCGCGGgcgaaaaagttttccaccgacGAATCGAAAAAGTTGGACAACCGACGACTAAACCGATATCGGGATGTACTACCGTACGATCATTCCCGAGTAGCACTGAAACGGGGCGAAGGTGACTACATAAACGCGAACCTGGTGAAG ATGGACAGAGCTGGTCGGAAGTACATTCTTTGCCAGGGACCGCTTCCTCTTACGGTAGGCCACTTTTGGGTGATGGTGTGGGAGCATGACTCACGCGCCATTCTAATGTTAAACAAGCTGATCGAACAAACGACCGTCAAATGCCACCAGTACTGGCCAGCAAAGATAGGCGACCAGCACCGTCTCGAGTTGTCCGATGTTCAGCTCTCGGTGGTACATCTGAAGTGTGTAGAGTATAAAAACTTCTGCAAAAGAACTTTCAG ACTGACGGACATGGAGACGGGCAAAAGTCGCGAAGTGATACAGTTTCACTACACGACTTGGCCGGATTTCGGTATCCCTAGCTCTCCGGTagcatttttgcaatttttgaagGAAGTACGCGACTCCGGGGCGCTTGATCGTGACGTTGGCCCACCGATAATTCACTGCAGCGCCGGTATCGGTCGTTCCGGaacgttttgtttggtggaCTGTTGTCTCGTTCTG GTCGATAAGGAGGGAGAGGATCGGGTTTCTGTCCAGGATGTGCTGCTTGAGTTGCGACAATATCGAATGGGGCTAATTCAAACCCCGGATCAATTGTACTTCTCGTACCAGGCTATCATTGAAGGAATGAAACGTATGAACAACTCC TCGTTTGAGGAGTTTGAAGAACTATCTGTTGTGTCCTCATCCAGTCAGCAGAACAGTGATCAGGAGGATAACGAGGATACGCCACCGCCCCTACCGCCCCCTCGTACTCATTCGCTCACGGTGAAACCGTTACCGGTTATTCCGACCAGCGAGAGCGTACACGAGGATTTCCTGCTCGGCAGCAGTAACGGCGGAGACCGCGACAAGGTGAACAATCTAGTAAATCTAGAAAAGAGCAAGCAATTTGAGATGAGTGACGaaaaccatcaccaccatcatcacaacAATCACCATCATAAGCGAAATGacagcaacaaccacaacaatcATCATCACAATCCGTACAGCAATCGGCCATTGCCGCCAATAGTGCGGGATAGCGCACTGTACAAAGTGAATGAGCATGAtagcgatggtggtggtggtggtggtggtatcgGAAATGGTAGCAGTGACAGCGACGCCAGCGACTACAACGCGATGAGCAGCGAAGACGAGCTGATCGAGGAGAACGATAGCGACATTGGCGAAGAAGATTACGATGAAGATGAACTGGAGGAGAAGAATCGCGGCGCTATACGCCGAGACGTTCCGTCCGATAACAGTGATAACATTAAAAGCTCCTTGCTGGATGAAAGCAGTAGCACCACAACagcgacaacgacgacgaccaGCACCACCTCTAGTACTGGTGGCACATCGACGGGCATATCCACCTCGACGTCGGTATCTACTACGTCGTCCACCACGGCTAGTGCAATCGGTTCCAACAATTCGACGTTGGAGTCGAAACGGGGTGACTCAAAATCGAACGATCAGGCTTTTAACGCTAACTCGAGCCTACCACCGCTGCCGAATGGTGCACTGGATGATGGAGAGGATGCAATCTCCAGTCCGGAGCGCGAACT GTCACCGAACGCCGAACTGCGACGTCGAAAGCGTATCGAGCGTCAGTCAGCTATGGAGGAGAAAATACGTGAGATCAAACGCAAGCGGAAAGAGGTGGAAAGTAAGGGATCACCGAAAAAGCGCAG